From the Lysobacterales bacterium genome, one window contains:
- a CDS encoding dual specificity protein phosphatase family protein, translated as MRPALPLLLLTMLLGACATSREPAPSAANAVPAAPESAFDKARSFDRIVVAGQPTLADLKSLKERGIVQVFNVRGTEEMTVENIGFDERAELAALGIAYSTHPIDKAEAYTPELLAAFAKQVDASNGKILLHCTVGWRASNVYAAYAMKYLGKTPDEAAHLLEAVGGWPHTLERLTGERLTLVRSEDLTKLGFEN; from the coding sequence ATGCGCCCTGCCCTGCCCCTCCTGTTGCTGACGATGCTGCTCGGTGCCTGCGCCACTTCGCGCGAACCGGCGCCGTCTGCCGCCAACGCCGTGCCCGCCGCACCCGAGTCCGCCTTCGACAAAGCACGCAGCTTCGACCGCATCGTCGTCGCCGGACAACCGACGCTGGCCGACCTGAAGTCGCTGAAGGAGCGCGGCATCGTCCAGGTCTTCAACGTGCGCGGCACCGAAGAAATGACCGTCGAGAACATCGGCTTCGACGAACGTGCCGAACTGGCCGCGCTCGGCATCGCCTACAGCACCCACCCGATCGACAAGGCCGAGGCCTACACGCCGGAATTGCTCGCGGCCTTCGCGAAACAAGTGGATGCCAGCAACGGCAAGATCCTGCTGCATTGCACGGTCGGCTGGCGCGCCAGCAACGTCTATGCCGCCTACGCGATGAAATACCTCGGCAAGACCCCGGATGAAGCCGCACATCTGCTCGAAGCCGTCGGCGGCTGGCCGCACACCCTCGAACGCCTCACCGGCGAACGTCTGACCCTCGTGCGCAGCGAAGACCTGACCAAGCTCGGCTTCGAGAACTGA